From Pan paniscus chromosome 9, NHGRI_mPanPan1-v2.0_pri, whole genome shotgun sequence, the proteins below share one genomic window:
- the SLC29A2 gene encoding equilibrative nucleoside transporter 2 isoform X5 has product MARGDAPRDSYHLVGISFFILGLGTLLPWNFFITAIPYFQVRLAGAGNSTARILSTNHTGSEDAFNFNNWVTLLSQLPLLLFTLLNSFLYQCVPETVRILGSLLAILMLFALTAALVKVDMSPGPFFSITMASVCFINSFSAVLQGSLFGQLGTMPSTYSTLFLSGQGLAGIFAALAMLLSMASGVDAETSALGYFITPCVGILMSIVCYLSLPHLKFARYYLANKSSQAQAQELETKAELLQSDLADSAVPCVGLHSHPVRLPRHHSHGDQLHQSREVESVLQPHLLLPPLQHHGLAGTEPDLLLPVARRGQPAAAPAGLPAVPVRAPLHAVPRAPEVPAAHPLPAGCLLHHLHAALCCF; this is encoded by the exons ATGGCGCGAGGAGACGCCCCGCGGGACAG CTACCACCTGGTCGGGATCAGCTTCTTCATCCTGGGGCTGGGCACCCTCCTTCCCTGGAACTTCTTCATCACCGCCATCCCG TACTTCCAGGTGCGACTGGCCGGGGCCGGCAACAGCACAGCCAGGATCCTGAGCACCAACCACACGGGCTCCGAGGATGCCTTCAACTTCAACAATTGGGTGACACTGCTGTCCCAGCTGCCCCTGCTGCTCTTCACCCTCCTTAACTCCTTCCTGTACCAGTG CGTCCCGGAGACGGTGCGCATTCTGGGCAGCCTGCTGGCCATACTGATGCTCTTTGCCCTGACGGCAGCGCTGGTCAAGGTGGACATGAGCCCCGGACCCTTCTTCTCCATCACCATGGCCTCCGTCTGCTTCATCAACT CCTTCAGTGCAGTCCTACAGGGCAGCCTCTTCGGGCAGCTGGGCACCATGCCCTCCACCTACAGCACCCTCTTCCTCAGCGGCCAGGGCCTGGCTGGGATCTTTGCTGCCCTTGCCATGCTCCTGTCCATGGCCA GTGGCGTGGACGCCGAGACCTCTGCCCTGGGGTACTTTATCACGCCCTGTGTGGGCATCCTCATGTCCATCGTGTGTTACCTGAGCCTGCCTCACCTG AAGTTTGCCCGCTACTACCTGGCCAATAAATCATCCCAGGCCCaagctcaggagctggagaccaaaGCTGAGCTCCTCCAGTCTG ATCTGGCTGACAGCGCTGTGCCTTGTGTTGGTCTTCACAGTCACCCTGTCCGTCTTCCCCGCCATCACAGCCATGGTGACCAGCTCCACCAGTCCCGGGAAGTGGA GTCAGTTCTTCAACCCCATCTGCTGCTTCCTCCTCTTCAACATCATGGACTGGCTGGGACGGAGCCTGACCTCTTACTTCCTGTGG CCAGACGAGGACAGCCGGCTGCTGCCCCTGCTGGTCTGCCTGCGGTTCCTGTTCGTGCCCCTCTTCATGCTGTGCCACGTGCCCCAGAGGTCCCGGCTGCCCATCCTCTTCCCGCAGGATGCCTACTTCATCACCTTCATGCTGCTCTTTGCTGTTTCTAA
- the B4GAT1 gene encoding beta-1,4-glucuronyltransferase 1, protein MQMSYAIRCAFYQLLLAALMLVAMLQLLYLSLLSGLHGQEEQDQYFEFFPPSPRSVDQVKAQLRTALASGGVLDASGDYRVYRGLLKTTMDPNDVILATHASVDNLLHLSGLLERWEGPLSVSVFAATKEEAQLATVLAYALSSHCPDMRARVAMHLVCPSRYEAAVPDPREPGEFALLRSCQEVFDKLARVAQPGINYALGTNVSYPNNLLRNLAREGANYALVIDVDMVPSEGLWRGLREMLDQSNQWGGTALVVPAFEIRRARRMPMNKNELVQLYQVGEVRPFYYGLCTPCQAPTNYSRWVNLPEESLLRPAYVVPWQDPWEPFYVAGGKVPTFDERFRQYGFNRISQACELHVAGFDFEVLNEGFLVHKGFKEALKFHPQKEAENQHNKILYRQFKQELKAKYPNSPRRC, encoded by the exons ATGCAGATGTCCTACGCCATCCGGTGCGCCTTCTACCAGCTGCTGCTGGCCGCGCTCATGCTGGTGGCGATGCTGCAGCTGCTCTACCTGTCGCTGCTGTCCGGACTGCACGGGCAGGAGGAGCAAGACCAATATTTTGAGTTCTTTCCCCCGTCCCCACGGTCCGTGGACCAGGTCAAGGCGCAGCTCCGCACCGCGCTGGCCTCTGGAGGCGTCCTGGACGCTAGCGGCGATTACCGCGTCTACAGGGGCCTGCTGAAGACCACCATGGACCCCAACGATGTGATCCTGGCCACGCACGCCAGCGTGGACAACCTGCTGCACCTGTCGGGTCTGCTGGAGCGCTGGGAGGGCCCGCTGTCCGTGTCGGTGTTCGCGGCCACCAAGGAGGAGGCGCAGCTGGCCACGGTGCTGGCCTACGCGCTGAGCAGCCACTGCCCCGACATGCGCGCCAGGGTCGCCATGCACCTCGTGTGCCCCTCGCGTTACGAGGCAGCCGTGCCCGACCCCCGGGAGCCGGGGGAGTTTGCCCTGCTGCGGTCCTGCCAGGAGGTCTTTGACAAGCTAGCCAGGGTGGCCCAGCCCGGGATTAATTATGCGCTGGGCACCAATGTCTCCTACCCCAATAACCTGCTGAGGAATCTGGCTCGTGAGGGGGCCAACTATGCCCTGGTGATCGATGTAGACATGGTGCCCAGCGAGGGGCTGTGGAGAGGCCTGCGGGAAATGCTGGATCAGAGCAACCAGTGGGGAGGCACCGCGCTGGTGGTGCCTGCCTTCGAGATCCGACGAGCCCGCCGCATGCCCATGAACAAAAACGAGCTGGTGCAGCTCTACCAGGTTGGCGAGGTGCGGCCCTTCTATTATGGGTTGTGCACCCCCTGCCAGGCACCCACCAACTATTCCCGCTGGGTCAACCTGCCGGAAGAGAGCTTGCTGCGGCCCGCCTACGTGGTACCTTGGCAGGACCCCTGGGAGCCATTCTACGTGGCAGGAGGCAAGGTGCCCACCTTCGACGAGCGCTTTCGGCAGTACGGCTTCAACCGAATCAGCCAG GCCTGCGAGCTGCATGTGGCGGGGTTTGATTTTGAGGTCCTGAACGAAGGTTTCTTGGTTCATAAGGGCTTCAAAGAAGCGTTGAAGTTCCATCCCCAAAAGGAGGCTGAAAATCAGCACAATAAGATCCTATATCGCCAGTTCAAACAGGAGTTGAAGGCCAAGTACCCCAACTCTCCCCGACGCTGCTGA
- the SLC29A2 gene encoding equilibrative nucleoside transporter 2 isoform X4 has product MARGDAPRDSYHLVGISFFILGLGTLLPWNFFITAIPYFQVRLAGAGNSTARILSTNHTGSEDAFNFNNWVTLLSQLPLLLFTLLNSFLYQCVPETVRILGSLLAILMLFALTAALVKVDMSPGPFFSITMASVCFINSFSAVLQGSLFGQLGTMPSTYSTLFLSGQGLAGIFAALAMLLSMASGVDAETSALGYFITPCVGILMSIVCYLSLPHLKFARYYLANKSSQAQAQELETKAELLQSGQFFNPICCFLLFNIMDWLGRSLTSYFLWPDEDSRLLPLLVCLRFLFVPLFMLCHVPQRSRLPILFPQDAYFITFMLLFAVSNGYLVSLTMCLAPRQVLPHEREVAGALMTFFLALGLSCGASLSFLFKALL; this is encoded by the exons ATGGCGCGAGGAGACGCCCCGCGGGACAG CTACCACCTGGTCGGGATCAGCTTCTTCATCCTGGGGCTGGGCACCCTCCTTCCCTGGAACTTCTTCATCACCGCCATCCCG TACTTCCAGGTGCGACTGGCCGGGGCCGGCAACAGCACAGCCAGGATCCTGAGCACCAACCACACGGGCTCCGAGGATGCCTTCAACTTCAACAATTGGGTGACACTGCTGTCCCAGCTGCCCCTGCTGCTCTTCACCCTCCTTAACTCCTTCCTGTACCAGTG CGTCCCGGAGACGGTGCGCATTCTGGGCAGCCTGCTGGCCATACTGATGCTCTTTGCCCTGACGGCAGCGCTGGTCAAGGTGGACATGAGCCCCGGACCCTTCTTCTCCATCACCATGGCCTCCGTCTGCTTCATCAACT CCTTCAGTGCAGTCCTACAGGGCAGCCTCTTCGGGCAGCTGGGCACCATGCCCTCCACCTACAGCACCCTCTTCCTCAGCGGCCAGGGCCTGGCTGGGATCTTTGCTGCCCTTGCCATGCTCCTGTCCATGGCCA GTGGCGTGGACGCCGAGACCTCTGCCCTGGGGTACTTTATCACGCCCTGTGTGGGCATCCTCATGTCCATCGTGTGTTACCTGAGCCTGCCTCACCTG AAGTTTGCCCGCTACTACCTGGCCAATAAATCATCCCAGGCCCaagctcaggagctggagaccaaaGCTGAGCTCCTCCAGTCTG GTCAGTTCTTCAACCCCATCTGCTGCTTCCTCCTCTTCAACATCATGGACTGGCTGGGACGGAGCCTGACCTCTTACTTCCTGTGG CCAGACGAGGACAGCCGGCTGCTGCCCCTGCTGGTCTGCCTGCGGTTCCTGTTCGTGCCCCTCTTCATGCTGTGCCACGTGCCCCAGAGGTCCCGGCTGCCCATCCTCTTCCCGCAGGATGCCTACTTCATCACCTTCATGCTGCTCTTTGCTGTTTCTAATGGCTACCTGGTGTCCCTCACCATGTGCCTGGCGCCCAG GCAGGTGCTGCCACACGAGAGGGAGGTGGCCGGCGCCCTCATGACCTTCTTCCTGGCCCTGGGACTTTCCTGTGgagcctccctctccttcctcttcaaGGCGCTGCTCTGA
- the SLC29A2 gene encoding equilibrative nucleoside transporter 2 isoform X3 codes for MARGDAPRDSYHLVGISFFILGLGTLLPWNFFITAIPYFQVRLAGAGNSTARILSTNHTGSEDAFNFNNWVTLLSQLPLLLFTLLNSFLYQCVPETVRILGSLLAILMLFALTAALVKVDMSPGPFFSITMASVCFINSFSAVLQGSLFGQLGTMPSTYSTLFLSGQGLAGIFAALAMLLSMASGVDAETSALGYFITPCVGILMSIVCYLSLPHLKFARYYLANKSSQAQAQELETKAELLQSVTLSVFPAITAMVTSSTSPGKWSQFFNPICCFLLFNIMDWLGRSLTSYFLWPDEDSRLLPLLVCLRFLFVPLFMLCHVPQRSRLPILFPQDAYFITFMLLFAVSNGYLVSLTMCLAPRQVLPHEREVAGALMTFFLALGLSCGASLSFLFKALL; via the exons ATGGCGCGAGGAGACGCCCCGCGGGACAG CTACCACCTGGTCGGGATCAGCTTCTTCATCCTGGGGCTGGGCACCCTCCTTCCCTGGAACTTCTTCATCACCGCCATCCCG TACTTCCAGGTGCGACTGGCCGGGGCCGGCAACAGCACAGCCAGGATCCTGAGCACCAACCACACGGGCTCCGAGGATGCCTTCAACTTCAACAATTGGGTGACACTGCTGTCCCAGCTGCCCCTGCTGCTCTTCACCCTCCTTAACTCCTTCCTGTACCAGTG CGTCCCGGAGACGGTGCGCATTCTGGGCAGCCTGCTGGCCATACTGATGCTCTTTGCCCTGACGGCAGCGCTGGTCAAGGTGGACATGAGCCCCGGACCCTTCTTCTCCATCACCATGGCCTCCGTCTGCTTCATCAACT CCTTCAGTGCAGTCCTACAGGGCAGCCTCTTCGGGCAGCTGGGCACCATGCCCTCCACCTACAGCACCCTCTTCCTCAGCGGCCAGGGCCTGGCTGGGATCTTTGCTGCCCTTGCCATGCTCCTGTCCATGGCCA GTGGCGTGGACGCCGAGACCTCTGCCCTGGGGTACTTTATCACGCCCTGTGTGGGCATCCTCATGTCCATCGTGTGTTACCTGAGCCTGCCTCACCTG AAGTTTGCCCGCTACTACCTGGCCAATAAATCATCCCAGGCCCaagctcaggagctggagaccaaaGCTGAGCTCCTCCAGTCTG TCACCCTGTCCGTCTTCCCCGCCATCACAGCCATGGTGACCAGCTCCACCAGTCCCGGGAAGTGGA GTCAGTTCTTCAACCCCATCTGCTGCTTCCTCCTCTTCAACATCATGGACTGGCTGGGACGGAGCCTGACCTCTTACTTCCTGTGG CCAGACGAGGACAGCCGGCTGCTGCCCCTGCTGGTCTGCCTGCGGTTCCTGTTCGTGCCCCTCTTCATGCTGTGCCACGTGCCCCAGAGGTCCCGGCTGCCCATCCTCTTCCCGCAGGATGCCTACTTCATCACCTTCATGCTGCTCTTTGCTGTTTCTAATGGCTACCTGGTGTCCCTCACCATGTGCCTGGCGCCCAG GCAGGTGCTGCCACACGAGAGGGAGGTGGCCGGCGCCCTCATGACCTTCTTCCTGGCCCTGGGACTTTCCTGTGgagcctccctctccttcctcttcaaGGCGCTGCTCTGA
- the SLC29A2 gene encoding equilibrative nucleoside transporter 2 isoform X1, whose translation MARGDAPRDSYHLVGISFFILGLGTLLPWNFFITAIPYFQVRLAGAGNSTARILSTNHTGSEDAFNFNNWVTLLSQLPLLLFTLLNSFLYQCVPETVRILGSLLAILMLFALTAALVKVDMSPGPFFSITMASVCFINSFSAVLQGSLFGQLGTMPSTYSTLFLSGQGLAGIFAALAMLLSMASGVDAETSALGYFITPCVGILMSIVCYLSLPHLKFARYYLANKSSQAQAQELETKAELLQSDENGIPSSPQKVALTLDLDLEKEPESEPDEPQKPGKPSVFTVFQKIWLTALCLVLVFTVTLSVFPAITAMVTSSTSPGKWSQFFNPICCFLLFNIMDWLGRSLTSYFLWPDEDSRLLPLLVCLRFLFVPLFMLCHVPQRSRLPILFPQDAYFITFMLLFAVSNGYLVSLTMCLAPRQVLPHEREVAGALMTFFLALGLSCGASLSFLFKALL comes from the exons ATGGCGCGAGGAGACGCCCCGCGGGACAG CTACCACCTGGTCGGGATCAGCTTCTTCATCCTGGGGCTGGGCACCCTCCTTCCCTGGAACTTCTTCATCACCGCCATCCCG TACTTCCAGGTGCGACTGGCCGGGGCCGGCAACAGCACAGCCAGGATCCTGAGCACCAACCACACGGGCTCCGAGGATGCCTTCAACTTCAACAATTGGGTGACACTGCTGTCCCAGCTGCCCCTGCTGCTCTTCACCCTCCTTAACTCCTTCCTGTACCAGTG CGTCCCGGAGACGGTGCGCATTCTGGGCAGCCTGCTGGCCATACTGATGCTCTTTGCCCTGACGGCAGCGCTGGTCAAGGTGGACATGAGCCCCGGACCCTTCTTCTCCATCACCATGGCCTCCGTCTGCTTCATCAACT CCTTCAGTGCAGTCCTACAGGGCAGCCTCTTCGGGCAGCTGGGCACCATGCCCTCCACCTACAGCACCCTCTTCCTCAGCGGCCAGGGCCTGGCTGGGATCTTTGCTGCCCTTGCCATGCTCCTGTCCATGGCCA GTGGCGTGGACGCCGAGACCTCTGCCCTGGGGTACTTTATCACGCCCTGTGTGGGCATCCTCATGTCCATCGTGTGTTACCTGAGCCTGCCTCACCTG AAGTTTGCCCGCTACTACCTGGCCAATAAATCATCCCAGGCCCaagctcaggagctggagaccaaaGCTGAGCTCCTCCAGTCTG ATGAGAACGGGATTCCCAGTAGTCCCCAGAAAGTAGCTCTGACCCTGGATCTTGACCTGGAGAAGGAGCCGGAATCAGAGCCAGATGAGCCCCAGAAGCCAGGAAAACCTTCAGTCTTCACTGTCTTCCAGAAG ATCTGGCTGACAGCGCTGTGCCTTGTGTTGGTCTTCACAGTCACCCTGTCCGTCTTCCCCGCCATCACAGCCATGGTGACCAGCTCCACCAGTCCCGGGAAGTGGA GTCAGTTCTTCAACCCCATCTGCTGCTTCCTCCTCTTCAACATCATGGACTGGCTGGGACGGAGCCTGACCTCTTACTTCCTGTGG CCAGACGAGGACAGCCGGCTGCTGCCCCTGCTGGTCTGCCTGCGGTTCCTGTTCGTGCCCCTCTTCATGCTGTGCCACGTGCCCCAGAGGTCCCGGCTGCCCATCCTCTTCCCGCAGGATGCCTACTTCATCACCTTCATGCTGCTCTTTGCTGTTTCTAATGGCTACCTGGTGTCCCTCACCATGTGCCTGGCGCCCAG GCAGGTGCTGCCACACGAGAGGGAGGTGGCCGGCGCCCTCATGACCTTCTTCCTGGCCCTGGGACTTTCCTGTGgagcctccctctccttcctcttcaaGGCGCTGCTCTGA
- the SLC29A2 gene encoding equilibrative nucleoside transporter 2 isoform X2 has protein sequence MARGDAPRDSYHLVGISFFILGLGTLLPWNFFITAIPYFQVRLAGAGNSTARILSTNHTGSEDAFNFNNWVTLLSQLPLLLFTLLNSFLYQCVPETVRILGSLLAILMLFALTAALVKVDMSPGPFFSITMASVCFINCGVDAETSALGYFITPCVGILMSIVCYLSLPHLKFARYYLANKSSQAQAQELETKAELLQSDENGIPSSPQKVALTLDLDLEKEPESEPDEPQKPGKPSVFTVFQKIWLTALCLVLVFTVTLSVFPAITAMVTSSTSPGKWSQFFNPICCFLLFNIMDWLGRSLTSYFLWPDEDSRLLPLLVCLRFLFVPLFMLCHVPQRSRLPILFPQDAYFITFMLLFAVSNGYLVSLTMCLAPRQVLPHEREVAGALMTFFLALGLSCGASLSFLFKALL, from the exons ATGGCGCGAGGAGACGCCCCGCGGGACAG CTACCACCTGGTCGGGATCAGCTTCTTCATCCTGGGGCTGGGCACCCTCCTTCCCTGGAACTTCTTCATCACCGCCATCCCG TACTTCCAGGTGCGACTGGCCGGGGCCGGCAACAGCACAGCCAGGATCCTGAGCACCAACCACACGGGCTCCGAGGATGCCTTCAACTTCAACAATTGGGTGACACTGCTGTCCCAGCTGCCCCTGCTGCTCTTCACCCTCCTTAACTCCTTCCTGTACCAGTG CGTCCCGGAGACGGTGCGCATTCTGGGCAGCCTGCTGGCCATACTGATGCTCTTTGCCCTGACGGCAGCGCTGGTCAAGGTGGACATGAGCCCCGGACCCTTCTTCTCCATCACCATGGCCTCCGTCTGCTTCATCAACT GTGGCGTGGACGCCGAGACCTCTGCCCTGGGGTACTTTATCACGCCCTGTGTGGGCATCCTCATGTCCATCGTGTGTTACCTGAGCCTGCCTCACCTG AAGTTTGCCCGCTACTACCTGGCCAATAAATCATCCCAGGCCCaagctcaggagctggagaccaaaGCTGAGCTCCTCCAGTCTG ATGAGAACGGGATTCCCAGTAGTCCCCAGAAAGTAGCTCTGACCCTGGATCTTGACCTGGAGAAGGAGCCGGAATCAGAGCCAGATGAGCCCCAGAAGCCAGGAAAACCTTCAGTCTTCACTGTCTTCCAGAAG ATCTGGCTGACAGCGCTGTGCCTTGTGTTGGTCTTCACAGTCACCCTGTCCGTCTTCCCCGCCATCACAGCCATGGTGACCAGCTCCACCAGTCCCGGGAAGTGGA GTCAGTTCTTCAACCCCATCTGCTGCTTCCTCCTCTTCAACATCATGGACTGGCTGGGACGGAGCCTGACCTCTTACTTCCTGTGG CCAGACGAGGACAGCCGGCTGCTGCCCCTGCTGGTCTGCCTGCGGTTCCTGTTCGTGCCCCTCTTCATGCTGTGCCACGTGCCCCAGAGGTCCCGGCTGCCCATCCTCTTCCCGCAGGATGCCTACTTCATCACCTTCATGCTGCTCTTTGCTGTTTCTAATGGCTACCTGGTGTCCCTCACCATGTGCCTGGCGCCCAG GCAGGTGCTGCCACACGAGAGGGAGGTGGCCGGCGCCCTCATGACCTTCTTCCTGGCCCTGGGACTTTCCTGTGgagcctccctctccttcctcttcaaGGCGCTGCTCTGA